The genomic DNA GGCAGATGCGGATCTTGCTTTTCACCCCATCCTTGGTTATGCGAAAATTAAGTGGCAGGATTTGAATGTTGCCAGGGTAAACTTTATCCTTGCAGGGACTTCTGTTGCAGGACATACATCAGGTTTTTTTGATGCTCAATGGTCCGGCAATAACATCATGAAGGTGTCCGCTTCGGTCAGAGCGGATGATACAATAATAAACGGGCCTGTAAGTGTCCGCATGACAAGAGGAGATGCGAAATTCAACTGGAATGAAAAAGGGCTTATAGCCTCATGGGATATTAAAACGGGAGATGCCGGCAGGGTGGAAGGCCAGGTCCTGTCAAAACGGCCGGCGTTTATAGGAATACCTGAAGCAGGCCAGTTTGAGACTACCTGGGAAACTCTGAATGTTGATATGATAAAATCCTGGATTCACCCGGCCCTTGACCTTAAAGGTTATATGAACGGCAAGCTCAAAGGACGTTTCTTACCGGGGAGGCACTTCGAAGTCTCCGGTAAAACAAAGCTATCCCAGGGGAGTCTTGCCTGGAAAAGCGAGGAAGGACTTATCACGGCAAAGGCTGAAAAGGCAGACATGGATATGGAATGGGATGAAACAGCACTGAAAGGCAATCTTTCACTTTTGCTGTTAAACCGCGGTTATCTGAAGGCTGGGTTCCGATTTCCAATACCTGCATGTTTTCCTGTCAGCGTTGAACCTCAGGGACAGGTAAAACTTATTGCCAGCGGGGAGGTACAGGAAAATGGTCTCCTTACCGCCATATTCCCGGGGCTGATTGGTGAAAGTCAGGGTCAATTGACCTTTGATCTTACTGCAGGAGGTACCTGGAAAGTACCGGATCTCCAGGGCAATATAAGTCTTGCCAATGCCTCGGCATACCTTTATCCGGCAGGCATAAGGTTGAAGGACATAAAAGTTGAGGCACAGTTAAAAGAAAATTGTGTGAATATCAGTTCATTCGGGCTGCATTCCGGTAACGGAAGTATGCAGGGTAATGCAATGGTGTGGGTGAATGATTGGAGGATAATGCGCTACGAGGGGAAGATTAATGGCGGGAACCTCCAAACAGTTTATTTGCCGGAGCTTCAGGTATTGACTAATCCTGATCTGAGCTTTAAAGGTGATATGCAAAATTTTGTTTTAAGGGGTTCAGTTATGGTCCCGGAGGCGTTGATTCAACGCACGGTGCATGAGGGGCTTATTACTTCAAGCCCCGATGTGGTTATCGTGGACCTTCCGGAAAAACAAAAAAAGCCTTTACGCATGGGTTTTGATATGCAGGTAAATGTTATCCTTGGCAACAAAGTTATGATCAATATTGAAGGACTAAATGCGCGCCTGGAAGGTAAGGTGTTTCTGACAGCACAAAACCTTGAGAAGGTTGCTGCCAGTGGACAGATACAGGTTGCAAAAGGACAATACGACAGACACGGTATTTCGCTCGGAATTACGAGGGGCCGTATCGTTTTTACGGGCGGGCCTGCTGAATTTGCCAACCTGGACATCCTGGCTGTACGTAAGATACGTGATGTGCGCAGGCTCAACGATGTACAGGCAGGTGTGTCAATAACCGGAACGCCACGTTTGCCGCTTGTAAAGCTATACTCTGAGCCGGCAATGCCGGATATGGATATTCTTTCATATATAGTGCTGGGCAAGTCCATGGAGACAGGTACTGACAGCAATCAGGCAGGACTGTTATTGCAGGCTGCAGGTACTATGCTTGCCAAGGATCAGTCATCTGCCCTGCAGAGTCAGGTGATGAAATTTGCCGGACTTGATACATTTGATGTTCAGACAGGCAGCAGCAAAACGAGCAGCAGCCAGATAAGCAGCATTCAACCGAGAGGAATTGCCGGTCAATCAAACAGCACTACCGGAGACAGCAGTGTTTCCAGTTCAATAGTTACAGTCGGTAAGTATCTGTCGCCGGAACTTTATATTGCTTTCGGGCGTTCACTCTTTACGGGTGATTATCTTGCAACTGCCAGATATTCCTTCCTCAGGAATTGGGAGGTGGAAGGCAGCAGGAAGGGGACCGACAGCGGCGTCGATCTTTTTTACAGGGTTGAGTTTAAATAATAGATTATTGACCAGATGATTTTCAAATGGATAAGCCCTTTGTTGTTCCGGGAAAATAGCCCTTCTATTACAGGTAGCACAAAAATGCTTAGTAAAATTAACCGGCGCAACACCCGCCAGGATTGCCGCAACTGCCAAAAGAACTGCCGCAGCTGTTGGGGCTCCCGCAACAACTGTCGGACATACTTCCCCCAAAGTCACTGCTTGAAGAAGTGGTGTTATGGGCTGATATAAGTTTTGCAAGATTCTGACTTTTACATGATTTGCAGAACAGCTCTTCACCCTTTCCTAAAATTAAGAATTCACTTATCTTTCCGCAATCTCCACATTTATATTCATAGATCGGCATGTTCTCCTCCTATTTTTAATGGCCGCATTTTCCCTGATGACCACCGCATGTTTGGCGAACAGTCATTTCAGGAAGTTTTTTCTCTGTCAACAAAACGAGATTATCTTTTATAGTATTTGCAACAGACCTGAAAACCCTTATTCCTTCCTCATTGAGTTTCATGAGGGCGCCGGCACCTATGCCGCCGACAATTACTGCATCGATCTGATGCCCACCTATAGCCGCAACCGGATTGCATGCCCCGTGTGCATGTTGAATATCCCTGTTTTTTATAGTTACTGTCTTTTTAAGCTCAGTATCGACAACAACAAATTCCGGCGCTGAGCCGAAATGGTTATAGACAGTGCTTTCCATACCGTCATTTTCCTCTACTGCAAAACAAACTTTCATTAATCAACCTCCATTTTTTAATATCATTTATTTACATCATTTATCGTTTCTATTTTAAGTGCCTTGCCGTTAATTATGGCATCGGCAACCTTACTGCGTGCGCCGTCAAGTATCCGTCCGAATGTTGCGCGGGATATGCTCATTCTCACGGCAGCTTCCTCATGGTAAAGTCCTTCATGGTCGGCAAGACGGATAGCCTCAAATTCATCCAGACTTAACAAGACCTCTTCGAGGTTTATCAGGGGGATACCTTTTGGTTTAAAATATGAAGCATTGGGAGAACAATTGATACACCTGCATTTTTTTGGTCTTGACATGCGTTTATTATAAGCATTTGCTCATAATATGTCAACAGGGAACTTCAGGACATTTCCCATTTTACAAACCTGGTACGATGCATGAATATAATCTATGTTGTCTAAACTAACCAAATGACTCGAAGCAAGCTTTGAGTCATAGAACCGCAGGGCAACTCAGAGGATCTTTTATCGTTTTTGAGTTTTGGTTTGAATAAATCAAAAAATTTCTGATAAAAGGTTTTTACCATATATGGAACCATTGCCTCTTTTTTGGGATAAAAGGCAATGTCTTCTGCAATCCCCGATTGATCCTTGATAAGCTGTTCTACCTTGCCCGTATCTATCTTATCTCTGACACCCTGTTCATCAATCAGTTTCCATGCCAGATCCTTCAGAGATGAAAACCTTTTGTATGTATCTGTACGCACTTCGAGATAGGGTTTTCCCTCCTGCGTGAGTATCATTTTAACAGGCTCATAAATAATTTCACCTTTTGTACCTTTTTCAACCTCTTCAAAAAACTTTTCCATATGCTCCGGGAGCATTCTAACACATCCGTGGCTCTGAAACCGGTAAACGCTTGCCGGCCAGATGGTCTCATGGATCAAGACGCCGGGTATGGATGTCTGGATAGCATATCTCCCTAAGGGATTTTTAGGACCAGGAGGAACTGTCTCCTCCACTTCTTTGCCTTTGAATGCCATTTCTAACTGGATTGATTCAGGCACAGACCATGTCGGATTTTTTTTCTTTCCTAAAATAATGAACTTCCCTGTGGGGGTGTGCCAGTCACCGAAATCGTCTTCTCTGGCCAGGCCTACACCTACAGGATATGTTGTCAATTTACCCATTTTGAAGTAGTATAAAGTTCTGTCTGCAATGTTAATTATTATGCCGTCCTCTAAAGTGCGGGGAACAATCTTTCTTGTGGTAATTTTAAGCTCCTGACCTGGCACGCACGGCACCTTTGGATCAAGATTATTTTCTTTTGCAATGTTCTTCCAGAATACCCCGAGTTTTGCACCAATCAGTTCAAGGCGATCGCCCTTCTGAACCGTATAATTTGTTACGCCTCCAATCATCATTTCGGCGCCAAAAACAGCCGATGCAATAAGGAGAAAGCAGGAAAACATAAAAGTTATTATAGATATCATATCTTTAAAATAAAGATGGGGCTAGGTGAAAAAACAATTATTTTACCTACCCCATTTTGTTTTGTCTAAATATTATCAAACTGTTAAGAGAGTGTCAAGGGATTATGGAAACTGGAGTCTCCCAATTTTATCTGCCAGCACTCATCCTGGAAGCTGAAGGTTAATTGAAATTCAGTTTATCTTATATGGTGTACTTTGAAGTTGAATTTACCACATACTTTATCTCATGAAGAGCAGTTATGTGATGATTATGAGCTATTTCGGTTGAATCCACATGTTTTTGTTTTTTAGCATTTCCCAGGCATTTGCCTTGTCTTCATCCTTTTTTTGGTCATCTTTTGAATCTATGGTGTAAACGGTTTTTTGTTTATCCCTTTTTACTTCAAGTTCCTCCTTACCATCTGCCAAGGCTGCCGAATGTAAAAAAAGCAGGAGTATAAAATTGATCATAAATAAATATAAGAGCAGATATCTATTATTAAATGTTTTTGTTTTTTGCATTGAAACCTCCTTAAACCTGGAATATTTTTTTGTAACGCCTTGTGTTTAGTTAAGCATAAAGTATGCCACGCACGGACAACGGTTGTGAGTTAAATATATAATCGTCAATAAAAATATTTTATTAAATGAAGACCATTTTTTGTATATATCTGACGGATTGAATCTCTAAAAGCTGAATGGTTTGTGCAGAAACATAAATTATAAACTATGTAGTAAGACCTTTTGTGGCTTCCTCTAACGCATGTTCGAGTCTTCTTGTTTCTTCCAGGATTATTTCAATATATTTCCATCCATCCGAAGAGGGGTCCATTGTTTTTGCGAGCCTTCTTGTAAACCCGCCTACTATCGTCAGTGGATTACGGATTTCATGGGCGACTGCCTGAAGGGCATAAGCCATATCCTCGGTTTTACCGTCTTTTTCACGCAATGAATCGAAGGAAGGTAAGCCTCCTCTATCTTTTTCATTTAATAACTGTTCCGAAATATCACTTAAAGCCCTGTTTGCCTTTTCCATAAGTCCGGTCATGTCTTTATCAAATTCGACCGATACCTGGAGTGCCTTTGATATTTCGTCAACCTCATCCAATGCTGAAATGACGACTTCATATACTGTTTCATTATCTAAGCCATAATAAGATACAATTGTATTAAATATTTCATTGAAATCGATATGCTTATAACATATAAGCGCCGACAGTTTTCCTGCTATCCTGCATATTTTCGATAGTCCTGATGGTCCTGTCGCGTCCCTTTCCTGCCCGTAGTAACGCTGGCACTCAATGATTTTGTCGGGAAATTTCCAGTATTGAAGCGCAATTTCACCGATTTCTCTGTGGTTTATCCCATGCTTTTCCTGTTCAAGAGCCAAAAGTGATTCCAGGGGGTATATGCCAAGATTGATGCAATCGTCCTTGCCTTTCAGGAACATATCAAAATATATAAGGAAACCAATCTCAAGTGTGAGCCCGGCAACAAAAGCTTCTTCAGGCTCGCATAGCTTAAGAATATTGGCCAGCGACTTTGCCAGGAGTCCCCGATACAGAGAAACCCTCCAGAATTGTTCGTAATTCATGCTCCCGACTTTACCCATGGGGAAGGTATCCTTCAGTGATAATGACAATGCTAATATTCTCAAATGGTGAAACCCGATTCTTATGACAGCATGTTTCACTGTTGTTATAGGGTAGATGGATTTAAAAAAAGCACTGTTTGCGAGTTTTAGAACACGGATAGTCAGGGAAGGGTCTTTTTCGATCAGGTTTGCCAACTCGTCCATAGAACTTTTGTCGTCGGATGCGAGTTCGATAAGTCTTACGGCAACGTTTGAAAGTGATGGTAAGCCATAACCGGATGTGAGTTTCACTAAAATGTCTTTTTTAATAATATTTTCCATATTATTTCAGTTTATTATAAATTAAAAGATTCAAAGGTTCAATCAGCAAAAAAATATTTGTTAGCCTTAAGTTTATTTGTTTTGTAACGATAATGATTTAAGATTGATATTAATATTTTAAAGCTTTTTAAGGAGGTTAAGTATGAGGGTTCTTGTGGTCGATGATTTTGCAACGATGAGGAAAATAATAAAGAACGTTTTAAAACAGATAAATATTGACAACGTTGTAGAGGCAGAAAACGGAAAGCATGCCCTTGATGTTTTGAAGAAAGAGGAAATTGACCTTATAATCAGCGATTGGATTATGCCCGAGATGACCGGCATAGATTTCCTTAAGGCATGCAAGGGCGATGACGGAATTAAAAATGTGCCGTTTCTTATGGTTACTGCCGAGGCACAGAAAGACTGTATAATGGAAGCTATTAAATCAGGAGTCGATAATTATATTGTAAAGCCCTTTACACCTGAAAAACTCCAGGGAGCAATTGACAAGGCGAGGGCAAGAATTGGAAAATAAACTGAAACACTGGGGGATCAAATGGAAGTAAAATATATTAACCCTTTTATATTGGCCACACAGACAGTCTTTAAGACAATGCTCGGCATTACTGTAGATATTGGTAAGCCTGTTTTAAAAACCATAAACAGCACATCCGGCGATGTTACAGGCATAATGGGGCTTGTGGGCGATAAGAAAGGTATGATTGCGATAAGTTTAAGAAATAGCGGTGCTATGTTTGTTTTTAAAACACTCATAGGTGAAGAATGCAATACAATAAGTGCAGAAGTTGTCGATGCAATCGGCGAGCTGACAAATATAATATCAGGCCAGGCGAGAAAAGAATTTGAAAAGACCGGTATAAATTTAAAAGCTGCAATACCGATGGTTGTGGTAGGCAATGCTGTAGAAATGAATTTTATTACGAAAATCCCTATAATTTCACTTCCGTTTTATTTTAATATTAATAATGGAAATGGAGGAGGAAAAGAAGTTATGTTTGTGGATTTTTCTTTTGAGTAATAAATCGAATGTATAGTTAAATCATAATTTATATCCTTATCTTGATTGGCGCAAAGCTTGTCTGTTATATTGTAGAAGATGACAATAGATCTGCAGCAAGATAAAAGCGAAACCAACCTTACTGATTGTAAATCTGACCAGTTAATTTCCGAATCTTTATACCGCACCGTCTTTGAAACTACCGGTACTGCAACTATAATAATTGAAGAAGACACAATAATATCAAATGTGAACAGGAAGTTTGAAAGTCTGTCCGGATATTCGAAGGAACAAGTAGAGGGTAAAAAAAGCTGGACAGATTTTATCGAAAAAAGTTGCCTTGAAAAAATGATAATGTACCATAAGACAAGGAGGGTTGATCCTGATAGTGCGCCCGGAAGTTATGAATGTCAATTTATTGACAGAAACGGCGATGTAAGGGATGTGTATGTAACTGTTGCGATTATTCCGGGCACAAAAAAGAGTGTGGTGTCAATTCTTGATATTACTGAGTCCATAAAGGCCCGGCAGGCGCTGCAGGAAAGCGAAACCAAATTCAAATTATTATTTCAAAAGTCTGTTGACCCTATTTTGCTGCTTGATAGTAACAAGTTTACCGACTGCAATGATGCTGCCTGCAAAATAATGCATTGTACTTCAAAGGAACAGTTGTTAGGGCTTTCTCCTACGCAAGTATCTCCCGAAATACAGCCTGATGGCCGGCTCACATCTGATAAGGGAAGAGAGGTTTTTGATACGGCAGAAAAGGAAGGAAGCAGTTTTTTTGAATGGGTGCACATTAATCGGGATAACGAACCCTTCTGGGCAGAAGTATCGCTGACAGCAGTCCCGATAAAAGGAAAAAAATATCTATATACAGTGTGGAGAGACATTACAAAGCGCAAACAGGCTGAGGCAGCATTACAGGAATCTGAAGAGCGTTATAAAACTGCTATTGAAAACTCCAATGACGGTATCTTAATTGTAAAGGATGGGAGGTATGTTTCCGTCAACCGTAGACTTGTAGAGATGCTCGGTTATGAAAGTGCCGGAGAAATTGAAGGAAAAGACATCGGGATGACAATTCATCCTGATTATGTCGATAAGGTTATGGGTATTTCTATAGAACAAAACAGTAAAGAACGTCTTGCCACTGCATATGAAATCAAGCATATCAAAAAAGACGGAACATTCATTGATACCGAAGCCTCGATAACAAAGACAACATTAAAAGGAGAGGCGGTATTGCTTGTATACCTGAGGGATACTACCCATCGCAACCTTGCCAAAGAAGCGCTGAAAAAAAGAGAAAATGAACTGGAGATAAAATCTATTAATCTTGAAGAAGCCAACATTGCTTTAAAAGTATTGCTTAAGCACAGGGAGGAGGATAAAAAGGCCCTTAAAGATACAATCCTGGCTAATGTCCAGGAACTGGTGTTCCCGTATATTGAAAGGTTGAAAAATGGACACTTAAGCGACAACCAGATAGTGTATCTGGGCATACTTGAAACAAACTTGAGAGATATTATATCTCCGTTTTTACAGAAGATGACCTCAAACTATTCCACTTTTACGCCAACTGAAATCCAGGTTGCCGGTCTTATCAAGAACGGTAAAACGAGCAAGGAAATTGCAGAGCTTATGAATATATCAACGGGTACAATTGATACCCACAGAAACAGCATCAGAAGCAAGCTTGATTTAAACAACAAAAAGATAAATCTGCGAACCTATTTGCTGTCCCTATAAAATATATAGACAATCTATATATAATGTATATAATAAATCAATAACATATTATTTAAGTTTTCCATTATAATATCGAGAATAGTCAGTATGAACTACATGTTATATAAATGGCTATATAAAAAAGACATGGTATACAAAAATATAACTTTTTTTATGTATGCCCAGGAACAAGTAAAGCAAATATTAAAAAAAGCTCACCAAGGCAAAACCCCCGCAGGGTTAACTTCAGAAAAATATTTTGTTGCATTTAAACAGTTAGCCCATGAAAGAGAACAGTTTACAACTCCCCCCCCAACACGTATGCTACTCTTCAGGGGGTTTTGCCTTTTCCCTCCCTTTTTTAAAAAGAATAATTATCTGTTTAAGTCGAAGTAAGCAATTTTTTTCTTGGCAGAAGCCCTTAGCGTTATCTAAAAGGTTAATAATTTGACAAGTAAGAAACTTGTTTTCAATAAGTATGAAGCCTTTAGATTTAATCCTGTTAACCAAATGATATAATGAATGATTCCAGAAAGCGGTTTTCAAGACTGTTAAACGATGGCGTTTTGATTCGAACCGGATTTTTAATAGTAACTTACTGTTATGGCAGGCATTTTGCATATAAATAAAAGTCCCCCTTACTGGCAAGCATTCATGCAAAGCAAGGTAGATCAAAACATATAAGGAAATTTATTGAGCATTAAACGATGAAAGAAGACCAAAGCAAGAAAATAAACCAGTCTGTAAGCCAGCAGATTATCGATATTATTGAATTTTTACCTGATGCAACATTTATTATTGACAAAGATAAAAAGGTTATAGCCTGGAACAATGCAATAGAGAAACTAACAGGTGTAAAAAAGGCTGATATTATCGGGAAGGGGGATTATGCATATACAATCCCTTTTTATGGTGAACGCAGACCGGTACTGGCGGATATTATTCAAATGCATAACAAAGAGATCGAATCACATTATCAGTATGTTGAAAGAGAGAGGGATACGATATTTGCAGAAACATATATTCCTAAATTTGCTGCCCGGCAGGGTGTGTTTCTCTCGTTAAAGGCGTCACTTCTTTATGACAATAATGGAAATGTGGTTGGTGCTATTGAGTCCATACTTGATATTACTGTCAGAAAACGTACCGAAGAGATGCTGCGGAAGGCCAATGATGAACTTGAGGAGCGTGTAAACAAGCGGACAGCGGATCTTAAGAAAATCAATGAAGAACTTATGCATGAGATTGAAGAGCGTAAAAAGGTAGAAAGAGAACTTATTGAATCAATGCAGCTTTTTAACGATATTATCAATTTTCTGCCTGATGCAACCATGGTTGTTGATCTTGATGGAAAAGTGATAGCCTGGAATCATGCCTTAGAGAAAATGTCGGGGGTCAGAGCAGAAGATATACTGGGTAAAGGAGACTATGAATATGCCATCCCGTTTTACGGCAAGAGAAGACCTGCGCTTTTGGACATATTCCTTTATTCTGATAATGAGCTGGAGAAGCAATACAAAAAAGTTCAAAGAAAAAACGGGCTGCTTAAAGCCGAAGTATATGTGGAGAACTTAAATGGTCGCGAGGCATATTTCATTGCAACAGCATCGGCACTCCATGATTCTACCGGAAATATTATCGGAGCAATTGAAACAATACATGATATTACTAACAGGAAACGAACAGAAGAAGCTTTGAAAAGTGCTGAGGTAAAGTATGGAAATATCTTTGAGAATGCTGTAGAAGGTATTTTTCAGACAACCCTGAAGGGAAATTTTATTGATGTAAACCCGGCATTTGCCCGGATTTTTGGCTACAGTTCGCCTCAAGTATTAATTGAAACGATTACAGACATCGGCAAACAGATGTATGTAAATCCCGAAGCACGTTTACAATTTATCGACATGATACTGCAGGAAGATAGAATGATTAATTATGAAGCGGAATGTTACCGGGCAGACGGAAGTACTATATGGATATCTCAGAGCGCACGGGCAGTACGGAACGAAGAAGGAGCCCTCCTGTATTTAGAAGGGTTTCTTGAGGATATTACGGAAAAGAAAAAGGTGGAGGAAGAGTCTTACAGGATGAAAAAACTTGAATCTGTCGGTATTCTTGCAGGAGGTATTGCTCATGATTTCAACAATATGCTCGCGGCGATACTGGGCAATACATCCTTTGCGAAGATGTTGATAGACCCTGCGAGTAAGCCGTTTAGTTTGCTCGATAAGGCTGAAAAAGTACTAATAAATGCAAGTGAACTGATAAAAAAATTAATTACCTTTTCAAAAGGAGGCACCCCTTCACCACAGCCCATATCTGTTGGAAAGCTTGTCAGGAAGACGGCAATGCATGTCCTCAAGGATTTTCCATATATAAAATGCAGGTACAATATGCATGAAGATATCCCCACCCTCATGCTTGATGAAG from Pseudomonadota bacterium includes the following:
- a CDS encoding DUF134 domain-containing protein, with the translated sequence MSRPKKCRCINCSPNASYFKPKGIPLINLEEVLLSLDEFEAIRLADHEGLYHEEAAVRMSISRATFGRILDGARSKVADAIINGKALKIETINDVNK
- a CDS encoding zinc ribbon domain-containing protein produces the protein MPIYEYKCGDCGKISEFLILGKGEELFCKSCKSQNLAKLISAHNTTSSSSDFGGSMSDSCCGSPNSCGSSFGSCGNPGGCCAG
- a CDS encoding L,D-transpeptidase family protein, whose product is MMIGGVTNYTVQKGDRLELIGAKLGVFWKNIAKENNLDPKVPCVPGQELKITTRKIVPRTLEDGIIINIADRTLYYFKMGKLTTYPVGVGLAREDDFGDWHTPTGKFIILGKKKNPTWSVPESIQLEMAFKGKEVEETVPPGPKNPLGRYAIQTSIPGVLIHETIWPASVYRFQSHGCVRMLPEHMEKFFEEVEKGTKGEIIYEPVKMILTQEGKPYLEVRTDTYKRFSSLKDLAWKLIDEQGVRDKIDTGKVEQLIKDQSGIAEDIAFYPKKEAMVPYMVKTFYQKFFDLFKPKLKNDKRSSELPCGSMTQSLLRVIWLV
- a CDS encoding response regulator is translated as MRVLVVDDFATMRKIIKNVLKQINIDNVVEAENGKHALDVLKKEEIDLIISDWIMPEMTGIDFLKACKGDDGIKNVPFLMVTAEAQKDCIMEAIKSGVDNYIVKPFTPEKLQGAIDKARARIGK
- a CDS encoding translocation/assembly module TamB domain-containing protein, whose protein sequence is MKRRIMIWLSAVFFILVVAGVIFWGMYTNHGARWVLEGVLRSLPVKIQIEKIAGSLAGGLKIEGIKAETKKWKIGIDSIDLSCQPLYIVTGSMAVKNFVVQGISFDDKYPNIRTPLDLTWPKPPRFLSYFNGWVKSFEINGLVYRSGDREFNIINRLTTKITWFFGTLAADNLKMESPIGKTEGDMKTGFAGPTFSASLKMTLEKKIPGIESLVLTMKLKEAHKPEQMAGPFQIVALSGNKENLKTAGRLGVRRNDLSISELITNQQGRKGKLLAEGGIDFSSGVPLMNLHINVSDFNLSREANYPAASHGAIKVDTSLSGAIELKSDFVNYSGSYSLKNNVSSWKAAHIKGAFEMNLEGMKSLTVDSSLLNGTITGQVKASWVNDIILSGSFQARGLNPAGITSAWQGQINMNLEGGIRWSKSVAQEGIIKVDILNSMLRNKALTGNMDARWHQGMFNLVRFALHGNGFDLSASGALEDKINYLVRISDLSGLIPGSEGRLTAEGWTRQHKGQLAGILKAGGSDISAFGAKMGSVNVEALLNNNGGDSLKGKAKIRSLAYGALKAGSLDMTVQGAVPAHNIMVTIAAQEGKVQASLNGGYAKGVWQGTIMQMNCSDTSFGSVKLLEPAAMKISSDHFTLSRLSLIGSSNERLEADADLAFHPILGYAKIKWQDLNVARVNFILAGTSVAGHTSGFFDAQWSGNNIMKVSASVRADDTIINGPVSVRMTRGDAKFNWNEKGLIASWDIKTGDAGRVEGQVLSKRPAFIGIPEAGQFETTWETLNVDMIKSWIHPALDLKGYMNGKLKGRFLPGRHFEVSGKTKLSQGSLAWKSEEGLITAKAEKADMDMEWDETALKGNLSLLLLNRGYLKAGFRFPIPACFPVSVEPQGQVKLIASGEVQENGLLTAIFPGLIGESQGQLTFDLTAGGTWKVPDLQGNISLANASAYLYPAGIRLKDIKVEAQLKENCVNISSFGLHSGNGSMQGNAMVWVNDWRIMRYEGKINGGNLQTVYLPELQVLTNPDLSFKGDMQNFVLRGSVMVPEALIQRTVHEGLITSSPDVVIVDLPEKQKKPLRMGFDMQVNVILGNKVMINIEGLNARLEGKVFLTAQNLEKVAASGQIQVAKGQYDRHGISLGITRGRIVFTGGPAEFANLDILAVRKIRDVRRLNDVQAGVSITGTPRLPLVKLYSEPAMPDMDILSYIVLGKSMETGTDSNQAGLLLQAAGTMLAKDQSSALQSQVMKFAGLDTFDVQTGSSKTSSSQISSIQPRGIAGQSNSTTGDSSVSSSIVTVGKYLSPELYIAFGRSLFTGDYLATARYSFLRNWEVEGSRKGTDSGVDLFYRVEFK
- a CDS encoding HDOD domain-containing protein, producing MENIIKKDILVKLTSGYGLPSLSNVAVRLIELASDDKSSMDELANLIEKDPSLTIRVLKLANSAFFKSIYPITTVKHAVIRIGFHHLRILALSLSLKDTFPMGKVGSMNYEQFWRVSLYRGLLAKSLANILKLCEPEEAFVAGLTLEIGFLIYFDMFLKGKDDCINLGIYPLESLLALEQEKHGINHREIGEIALQYWKFPDKIIECQRYYGQERDATGPSGLSKICRIAGKLSALICYKHIDFNEIFNTIVSYYGLDNETVYEVVISALDEVDEISKALQVSVEFDKDMTGLMEKANRALSDISEQLLNEKDRGGLPSFDSLREKDGKTEDMAYALQAVAHEIRNPLTIVGGFTRRLAKTMDPSSDGWKYIEIILEETRRLEHALEEATKGLTT
- a CDS encoding PAS domain S-box protein; the encoded protein is MTIDLQQDKSETNLTDCKSDQLISESLYRTVFETTGTATIIIEEDTIISNVNRKFESLSGYSKEQVEGKKSWTDFIEKSCLEKMIMYHKTRRVDPDSAPGSYECQFIDRNGDVRDVYVTVAIIPGTKKSVVSILDITESIKARQALQESETKFKLLFQKSVDPILLLDSNKFTDCNDAACKIMHCTSKEQLLGLSPTQVSPEIQPDGRLTSDKGREVFDTAEKEGSSFFEWVHINRDNEPFWAEVSLTAVPIKGKKYLYTVWRDITKRKQAEAALQESEERYKTAIENSNDGILIVKDGRYVSVNRRLVEMLGYESAGEIEGKDIGMTIHPDYVDKVMGISIEQNSKERLATAYEIKHIKKDGTFIDTEASITKTTLKGEAVLLVYLRDTTHRNLAKEALKKRENELEIKSINLEEANIALKVLLKHREEDKKALKDTILANVQELVFPYIERLKNGHLSDNQIVYLGILETNLRDIISPFLQKMTSNYSTFTPTEIQVAGLIKNGKTSKEIAELMNISTGTIDTHRNSIRSKLDLNNKKINLRTYLLSL
- a CDS encoding chemotaxis protein CheX, whose product is MEVKYINPFILATQTVFKTMLGITVDIGKPVLKTINSTSGDVTGIMGLVGDKKGMIAISLRNSGAMFVFKTLIGEECNTISAEVVDAIGELTNIISGQARKEFEKTGINLKAAIPMVVVGNAVEMNFITKIPIISLPFYFNINNGNGGGKEVMFVDFSFE
- a CDS encoding diguanylate cyclase is translated as MKVCFAVEENDGMESTVYNHFGSAPEFVVVDTELKKTVTIKNRDIQHAHGACNPVAAIGGHQIDAVIVGGIGAGALMKLNEEGIRVFRSVANTIKDNLVLLTEKKLPEMTVRQTCGGHQGKCGH
- a CDS encoding PAS domain S-box protein, which translates into the protein MKEDQSKKINQSVSQQIIDIIEFLPDATFIIDKDKKVIAWNNAIEKLTGVKKADIIGKGDYAYTIPFYGERRPVLADIIQMHNKEIESHYQYVERERDTIFAETYIPKFAARQGVFLSLKASLLYDNNGNVVGAIESILDITVRKRTEEMLRKANDELEERVNKRTADLKKINEELMHEIEERKKVERELIESMQLFNDIINFLPDATMVVDLDGKVIAWNHALEKMSGVRAEDILGKGDYEYAIPFYGKRRPALLDIFLYSDNELEKQYKKVQRKNGLLKAEVYVENLNGREAYFIATASALHDSTGNIIGAIETIHDITNRKRTEEALKSAEVKYGNIFENAVEGIFQTTLKGNFIDVNPAFARIFGYSSPQVLIETITDIGKQMYVNPEARLQFIDMILQEDRMINYEAECYRADGSTIWISQSARAVRNEEGALLYLEGFLEDITEKKKVEEESYRMKKLESVGILAGGIAHDFNNMLAAILGNTSFAKMLIDPASKPFSLLDKAEKVLINASELIKKLITFSKGGTPSPQPISVGKLVRKTAMHVLKDFPYIKCRYNMHEDIPTLMLDEGQIKQVISNIIDNARESMPDGGYVNISIDNTAITSKDNIPQSEGRYVKISIKDHGTGIAADDISKVFDPYFSTKEMGSQKGMGLGLAVCYSIVKNHGGFITVESEVGKGSIFGIFLPLPMSYPG